A genome region from Hoplias malabaricus isolate fHopMal1 chromosome 8, fHopMal1.hap1, whole genome shotgun sequence includes the following:
- the syf2 gene encoding pre-mRNA-splicing factor syf2 produces MASGSEVSAPVNDEEPSETVSSLKREDRLRKFRELHFKRNEARKLNHQEVVEEDKRLKLPSNWEAKKARLEYELMVDEKKKECAARGEDYDRVKLLEISAEDAERWEKKKKKKNPDPGFSGYAEAQLRQYQRLTKQIRPDMEEYEKQREEYGEDFHPTSNSLIHGTHVPSKDAINRMQEDIEKQIEKRSKYSRRRAYNDDADIDYINERNAKFNKKAERFYGKYTAEIKQNLERGTAV; encoded by the exons ATGGCGTCCGGATCAGAG GTATCTGCTCCAGTCAACGATGAGGAGCCCAGCGAAACTGTATCATCCCTGAAGAGAGAGGACAGGCTGAGGAAGTTCAGAGAGCTTCATTTCAAAAGG AACGAGGCCCGAAAGCTGAATCAtcaggaggtggtggaggaagACAAGAGGCTGAAGCTTCCCTCAAACTGGGAGGCTAAGAAAGCCCGCCTCGAGTATGAGCTGATGGTCGACGAGAAGAAAAAA GAATGTGCTGCACGTGGGGAGGACTACGATCGCGTGAAACTGTTGGAGATCAGCGCTGAGGATGCTGAGCGatgggagaagaagaagaaaaagaaaaaccctgACCCTGGCTTCTCAG GATACGCCGAGGCCCAGCTGAGGCAATACCAGAGGCTCACCAAACAGATCCGGCCCGATATGGAGGAATATGAAAAACAGCGAGAGGAGTA tgGTGAAGACTTCCACCCCACTTCCAACAGTCTGATCCACGGCACTCACGTTCCCTCCAAAGACGCCATCAACCGCATGCAGGAGGACATCGAGAAACA AATCGAGAAGCGTTCCAAATACAGTCGCCGCAGAGCGTACAACGACGACGCCGACATCGACTACATCAACGAGAGGAACGCCAAGTTCAACAAGAAGGCAGAGCGCTTCTACGGCAAATACACGGCGGAGATTAAACAGAACCTGGAGAGAGGAACAGCAGTGTAG